Part of the Synergistales bacterium genome is shown below.
GTCTCGTCCATGGGCGGCAGGACCACCACCTCGTTCCCGTTGCCGCCTGTCACCACCGCGTCGGCCTCTTCGGTGATATCGGCAAGCCCCGGCGAGGCGCCATCCCTCCCGGCGTATTCGTCGGTGACGAGCACCGTTTTGATCCCGGCCTGTTCCAGGAGTCGGGTGGTCAGCATCAGGTCGCTCTCCGGGTTTCCGCCGCCGTCCTCGGCCACAATGGCCCCTTCGGCGCCCAGATAGCGGGCCAGTTTCAGCACCTGCAGGCTGTTCCGCTTTTTCTCGGCGAAGGCCGTCCGCACCGGCTGGGCGATGATGCCCAGGAAGGCCAGGCTCTTTCCGTGTTCCGCGAAGAGATCCTCGATGATCGGGTCCTGCTGGTGGTGGTAGGTGGTGTGCTTGTGACAGGGCGCGGCGCAGTTGCCGCTCACCAGGGCCCCATCCATATGCTCCGTGGGCGTCATCACGAACGGCAGCGACGCCTGCCGGACATTCAGCCCGTAGAGATGGTTGTCGTGCAGCAGCCCCTGGGCGAGGACCTGCCGGACATAGACCACCCTGTGGAGACCCCGGTACCGTGCCGACATTTCCGGGAGCGTCTCGAGAGGATAGTGGGTTTCCTCGAATTCCTCTGCTTCCGGTGCCGCCTCGCCGAGTTGCCGGGCCGCCTTGATCCCGGCCTCCCTGACGGCCCGTTCGTGGTCGTGCTTCCCGATGCCTTCCCTGGGCTCGATCACCACCACGAGATTGCAGAGCCTCGAAAAGAGCGAGTAGGCCGCACCGGGCCCGGACATATCGATAAGTCCCTCCTGGAAGTTCACCAGCTTTCCGGAGGTCACCACACCGACCCCGTCCAGAAAGGCGGTCGTCCCCTCGCCGGCGAGCGCCTCGACCTCTCCGCCCAGCGAACCCGGGAAGACCGAACCCGCCCCGTGGAGCTTCACGGCGGGCGCGATCACATCCTTGACCGGGATGACCCTCTTCGACTCCCCCGGCCTGGCAACCTTCAGCGACACCGAATCGATATGGGGGTCCTCCAGGATCTCCCGACACAGCCTCTCTTCATCCACAACCAGAGTGGAACCCTTCAGTGTCGTCTTCTCTCCGAGGACGACATCCGTAACCCTGATCCTCCTGAGCGCAAAAAATCCGGGGGGCGCGGAGAGGTTTCCTTTTGCCTGTTCTGTCATCCCGGTCTGTCTGTGCACGTCTCTCACCTCATCAGCACAAATGGTTTCACGGAACACTCGGACAAAGAACATCCCCTGTCGCGGTGGACAATCTGCAACGTCGCGATACAATGCCTTTGGCGTACGTCATTGTGGTCTTGTCTGGTTGTCAGACAGCTTCGTTGTGGATACACTCTACCGTACCAGAACAGCCACGTCAACCAGACAGTGCATCCTCTTTGTAACCGAATGGGAGTGATCTTTTGGAAAGCCACCCCTACCTCAAACCGCTGAAAAAGAAAAGCGTCGCCGACGAGGTGCTGCTGCGGATGATCGAGGCGATCAAAGCAGATACCTGGCGGGGGGGAGAGGCCATACCGGGTGAAACCGCGCTGGCCGAGATGTTCCAGGTCAGCCGGGCCTCCGTGCGGGAGGCGCTGCGGGTACTCTCCTTCTTCCGGATCATCGAGTCCCGCCCCGGCCGGGGACGGGTGCTGGCCGAGAACTACCCCACGCTCCTGGCCAACACCGAACTGATGCGGGCGCTCAACAACGCGCCGCCGCTGGACGAGCTCTTCGAACTGCGTCTCGTTCTGGAAACGGAGGTCGCCGGCTGGGCCGCCCAGCGGGCTGCGGGAGAGGACATCGCCAGACTTGAAGCGATTCTGCGTCAGCCGGCGGAGAAGGAGCCGCCGACAGCACCCAGCGATATCCTGGGCAGTCCCTTCCACCGGGCGCTGGCGGAGATCAGCGGCAATCAGCTGCTCATCAAGGTGATCGATTCCATCCACCTGGAGCTCGCCTACCAGCGGATCCAGTTCGCCCGGCTGACCGAAACGGACCTGGCCCTCTTCGATACCCAGCACCGCGAGCTCCTCCGCCTCGTGAAGGGCGGCAGGGCGGA
Proteins encoded:
- a CDS encoding FCD domain-containing protein, giving the protein MESHPYLKPLKKKSVADEVLLRMIEAIKADTWRGGEAIPGETALAEMFQVSRASVREALRVLSFFRIIESRPGRGRVLAENYPTLLANTELMRALNNAPPLDELFELRLVLETEVAGWAAQRAAGEDIARLEAILRQPAEKEPPTAPSDILGSPFHRALAEISGNQLLIKVIDSIHLELAYQRIQFARLTETDLALFDTQHRELLRLVKGGRAEEARALMRRHIIYAWDRLSSKGETVREP
- a CDS encoding glycine/sarcosine/betaine reductase component B subunit — translated: MTEQAKGNLSAPPGFFALRRIRVTDVVLGEKTTLKGSTLVVDEERLCREILEDPHIDSVSLKVARPGESKRVIPVKDVIAPAVKLHGAGSVFPGSLGGEVEALAGEGTTAFLDGVGVVTSGKLVNFQEGLIDMSGPGAAYSLFSRLCNLVVVIEPREGIGKHDHERAVREAGIKAARQLGEAAPEAEEFEETHYPLETLPEMSARYRGLHRVVYVRQVLAQGLLHDNHLYGLNVRQASLPFVMTPTEHMDGALVSGNCAAPCHKHTTYHHQQDPIIEDLFAEHGKSLAFLGIIAQPVRTAFAEKKRNSLQVLKLARYLGAEGAIVAEDGGGNPESDLMLTTRLLEQAGIKTVLVTDEYAGRDGASPGLADITEEADAVVTGGNGNEVVVLPPMDETIGHLEAVERITGGHSGSLREDGSIELEIAGIMGSTNELGAENLTTRAI